In the Candidatus Bathyarchaeia archaeon genome, TCACGAAGTAGATGGAATAGCCCTCGCAAGCAAACTGGGCAATCTGCTTGTGGTAAACACCATTTTGCTGGGTGCCGTTTCCGCTCTCCCAGAAGTCCCAATTAAAATTGGGTCATTTCAGCAAGCCATTGCGGGCAGGCTGAAAGAGAAGTACATACAACTTAACCTGCGAGCATTCCAGCTTGGTCGAGAAAGCGTTTTATCTCGTTAGCTTCACCTAAAAGGCAAAGTACATCCAAAATAGGAGGAGACAGACAAATGAAGGGAACAGACTACTTCAGGCAATACATAGGCATCCAACAAGTCGAAGCAAAAGACGGTTACGCAAAAATGACCATGGAAGTCACTAAACAACACACAAACGCGTTAGGCTTCACTCATGGGGGAGCCCTTTTCTCGTTTGCAGACTGCGCCTTCGCCGAAGCCTCAAATTTCGGAGACAAAGTCGCCGTTGCGGTTCAGGTAAGCATAAACTTTCTCAGACCCACAAAAGAAGGCGACCTGCTAACTGCCGAGGCGGTCAGGGTTTCAGAGGGCAAAACCTTCGGATTATACAACATCACGATACGCAAGGAAGAAAAAATCGTCGCGGTTTTCTCAGGGTTAGCCTGCAAACAGTAAACAACAATCGGTCGGCAAAGCTCTTATACAGCTAAACCAACCTGCTAACGTAAACGAGGGAAACCCCATCCAAAAGAACCTGTCAGTAGCAAAATTCGGCGGCAGCCTTTTAGACACAGAAGGCAGAGGCATTCCCAAAATCCTCAAAAGCATCCGCGAACTACACAAAACCGACGCAGTGGGTCCAATTACGGTTTTTTCTGCTCCAACAGGCTGCACGGACGAGCTAATTCGCATAGGCGAAAGCTGCGCCCAATCAAGGAAATCTTCCGTAAACTCCATCTTCAAGATATACGAAAACCTCGCAGCCGCCTACGTCAAAGAAGACCACATGAAACAGGCAAAAGCCGATTTGGAGTTTTACAGGTCACAAACCGAAAAGGCATTAGCAAGTGTTAACAGAAGATTTAGCGGCAACATAAAGGCAAAGGTTCTCGCATATGGCGGAGAACTTGCAACTGCAAACCTCATGAGCCACATCATGCAAAGCCACGATTTAAACAGCATCAACCTTTCGCCCCATGACTGGCCCATAGTCACTGACGACGATTTTGAAGACGCCACACCCAACCCCGAACTAAGCCAAACACGCCTCAACAGCCTGACCAAGCCGCTGCAAGAGGGAAAAATAGTTTCTATGGGCGGGTTTTTCGCAGAGACCTCCGACGGGTTGGAAACGGTTTTGGGAAGAGGCGGCTCCGACCTTTCAGCCGTTTTCGTTTCCTGCCTACTAAGCGGAGAATACGATACACAAACCCTGCTATACAAGGATGTCCCAGTTCAAAGTGCTGACCCCAAAGTGGTCAAAGGACAAAAAACAGAACACGTTCCAGCATTAACATACAATGAGGCACATAAAGCGTCCATGATGGGTATGAAGATTGTTCAGAGTTCGGCAATCGCGTTAGCCAGACAATTCGCGGTTCCGCTCAAGGTGGTGCCCATTGATGAACCCGAAAGCTACTCAACCATACAAGCCGAAAAAACAGGCAATCAAATCGTCAAGTGCTTAACAGGCAAAACAGGATGCGCCATCTTGACGATGCACGACGAGAAAAGCCGCTCGCTAGAGGATTCCCTGCGGATATGGGAAAAACGCAACGACTTCATGGATTTGGGCGCAGAAACAATGGAAACAGGAGAAAGAATCCGCGACTTCCTATTTCTGGATTCGGACTATCTGAAAAAGAACGAGGAAAAACTCAAAGGGTTCGACGAGCACCTAAAAGTAGAGTACGGCCTGGGCGTAGTTACGCTCATCGGAGACCGCATGAAAAACTCACACGGAGTGGCTTCAATTGCCATCAGCGCAATTCAGGGCTTGAACATAAAGCGGGGAATTTTTGCGCCGCACACATCCCAAATCATAATCGTGGTCCAAGACAGCAACGTCAAAGCTGCAGTTGCTCTGATTCACCAGAAAATGGATGAACTCAACAAACCGCCAACTTAACCCCACCATTCACTCAAGAAAAGCGTGTAGTGCATAAACAAAAAACATAAGGAACCCTAAATAGTCCTTGAATACTCTACAATAGAAACGTGCGGCAGGAGCATAAAAACACGTGAATTTCACCGCAAAACAGATAGCGCGACAACGCATACAAACACTTATCCAACAAGCAGCAAACACATACAAGGCTGACCCGAAACGGGCTCAAAGTTACCTGTGGACCGCCAGAAAAGTAGCGATGGCAGCCAGAATTCGACTGCCACCCACATGCAAACAGCAAATCTGCAAAAAATGCAACACCCTGCTTATCCCGGGGGAAAGCAGTCGTGTGCGGATAAAGCCTCGAAGGGAACCCCACGTTGTGGTCACCTGTTTAGAGTGTGGTTACCAAACCCGAATACCCCTCAAAGCCAAAAAGGAGAAAACAAAAAGTGAGCAAAATAACCTCAAAAATGAAGAGACACGTTAAGCACGAACTCAAAGAAGAAGGACCCACAATTTGGGTAGGAAAAGAAGGCTTAACCCCGCAAGTGTTAGTTCAAGTTGAAAATCAACTGCAAAAAACAAAGATGGTGAAAATCCGGATTCTCAAAAGTGCACTTGTAACAGATACTGCAAAAGCCATTGCAACCAGAACCGCAGAGCAATTGAACGCGGCGCTTGTGGAAGTCCGTGGACACGTCTTTATCATTTACAGACGCCGAAAGAAGCAAACACCAACACCTGAAACCGACAAGCAATAAGTAGGCGTCAACGGCGTCGCTTGTTCAGATTCTTGCGTATTAAGGAAACAAGTTATATTCGCCGAAAAAGTTGTAGTTTAATGTTCGAGCAGCTATTGTTGTGCTGTTTGAAGAGTTGGGAGTAAGGTAAGCGGCTTAGAGGAGACAGAACAAAACGCATACATTATATCCCGATTCCAGCATGTTTCATGGAGGTGAAACGATATGAAAATAGGTGAATTAATCCAAGAATCAGACTGGAAAACCGAAAAGCACGTTCCTGTTATTGACTGCCCTGACACCGTTAAAAAAGACGAGATTTTTGAGGTAACTGCAAGCATAGGCAAAGAGGTTACTCACCCTAACACAACTGCACACCACATCTGTTGGATAGACTTGTACTTCCACCCTGAAGGCGAAAAGTTCCCACACCAAATCGGCAAATTCGAATTTACCGCCCACGGAGCTTCAGCACAAGGACCCGACACAAGCACAGTTTACACCCACCACAAAGCAACAGCAAGCATGAAAACAAGCAAACCAGGAACCCTATTCGCAGTCTCAATGTGCAACATACACGGACTCTGGCAGTACTCAAAACCGATAAAGGTAGAATAAACTACCTCAGGAACATAACCACAATATCCCCTTATTATTCTTCAAATAAAAAACAGCTGAAACGTTATAAAAAAAACCGGCGCTGCCAACAA is a window encoding:
- a CDS encoding hotdog fold thioesterase, whose product is MKGTDYFRQYIGIQQVEAKDGYAKMTMEVTKQHTNALGFTHGGALFSFADCAFAEASNFGDKVAVAVQVSINFLRPTKEGDLLTAEAVRVSEGKTFGLYNITIRKEEKIVAVFSGLACKQ
- a CDS encoding ribonuclease P protein component 4; this encodes MNFTAKQIARQRIQTLIQQAANTYKADPKRAQSYLWTARKVAMAARIRLPPTCKQQICKKCNTLLIPGESSRVRIKPRREPHVVVTCLECGYQTRIPLKAKKEKTKSEQNNLKNEETR
- a CDS encoding YhbY family RNA-binding protein, which produces MSKITSKMKRHVKHELKEEGPTIWVGKEGLTPQVLVQVENQLQKTKMVKIRILKSALVTDTAKAIATRTAEQLNAALVEVRGHVFIIYRRRKKQTPTPETDKQ
- a CDS encoding class II SORL domain-containing protein encodes the protein MKIGELIQESDWKTEKHVPVIDCPDTVKKDEIFEVTASIGKEVTHPNTTAHHICWIDLYFHPEGEKFPHQIGKFEFTAHGASAQGPDTSTVYTHHKATASMKTSKPGTLFAVSMCNIHGLWQYSKPIKVE